Within the Centropristis striata isolate RG_2023a ecotype Rhode Island chromosome 23, C.striata_1.0, whole genome shotgun sequence genome, the region AAACCGAAGAAAACTTTCAGTTCCAATACTTCAAAGAAGGAAGAAAGCATTGCTGTGCACACAACTTACACACTGTTGGTCTACTTATGTTGTTGACCTTTTTACTGACAACCTAATTCCATCCAGGCAGCCCAGACCTGTTTAATGCATTGATAGAAACTTAAATAACAAGCCCCGGTACAAGCtgttctcattttttttcttctggctTAACTCTAATTCTTCAGGTAAATCTGTGGCACATTTTTAAGCTGTGCTGTACATgcacatggtgtttttctgttgtaaacaaacctcTTTAATGTCAGCTAAACCTGAGGCCGACTAAGGAGAAAGCGGTGAGCGACACAGTAAAGCTTTGTTCTCGTTTGACTCTGCAGATTGACATAGAAATCAACGGGGAACCTGCAGAGCTGCATATGAAGCTGGGAGACAATGGAGAGGCCTTTTTTGTCCAGGAGACAGAGCAGCTCAACGTGAGTTTTATAACATTCATggtgaaaattaaaaaaggctTTTTATGTTGAAATTCAGCTGCTACTGCAACCAAcaattatttttactgttgATTCATCTGTAGATTACTTGCATTGTTTGGTCTGTAAAATGTCAGTCTATGGTGAAATATATTGGTAagtttttttccaaaaagcCCAAGATGACAtcctcaaatgtcttgttttgcccACAACtgaaagatattcagtttactgtcataaagaagtaaagaaactggaaattattcacattttagaaGCTGGAATTACTCAAACTGAAGCACTTGATTAATCTTTGAAGCTCTAATTTAATCATAACAACTTTGTTAAGAACATACAAATATCTTGACGCTAGCATGATAAATTGACATTACACAACACAAAGCTGTGCTGTGGCTGAAAACAGCCTCACAGCAGCATGTAGCAGCTGCAGACTTTTGCTTGCTGATTTTGACTTCCTTACCTGAACACAGGAGATTGTCCCGGCCCACTTGGTGACCTCACCCATCCCGACTGAAGAGGCTCTGTTCAGGAGCCGAGAGCCCAGGTGTGGCGGGGAGAACGGTCCGCCTCTGAGTCCAGAAGACTCCGGAAACCTCCAACCCTGCTCCAACTCGGCTGgcaagaagaagagaagacgcaGGAGGAAGCACAAGGCCGAGCCACGCAAGGAGGAGCAGAGCACGCCTGCAGGAGCGGAGCAGGAGCTGTGTGAGCTCAGCTCAGACGAGGAGCACAACTCGCACAGCGGATGGTGAGCACTAGAAGCTGGATTTTTATGCGTTATTCATCATAAAACTTTTATTAATATCATTGCTTCTTGTCTTCAGGGCAACTTCCCTCTCAGTGATGAAGGACAACATGGAGCACAGACAGCACTCCCCCCTCAGCGCCCTCGAGTGGGACAGCTACCCGTTCTCTGACGGAGACTGGTCGCCTTGCACTGCGTAAATATTTACACTGTTCATACACGCATGGAGAAACAATGACACGGTCCATTTTATCACAACAGACAGAGCTGAGTAAAACAAATCACCCCCACAGTGTCGTTACATTAGAGCTGACTCAGTGGAAATGTGGTGTTTACTTACAGCAGGGAGATGTCGGAGCCCATGTCACCGAAGAGCGACTCTGAGCTGATGGTGAAGCCGATGGGGAGCATGCTGAGGGCCGAGTCCCACATGCAGTGGACCTGGGGAGAGTTTCCAGAATCTACCAGGGTAAGGATCAGGTCTGGGACTGCAGGATCTGGTGTAGGTTTGAACCGCGTTTGGCAATATTTACACATGGATTACATTAGCCACAGTTTTCAGACACAGTTTTCACCACAGGTGGCTGAAATTTGGCGTGGAGGTTTAagtactagaggtgtgaatcagcagaggccccacgatacgatttatcccgatacttgagtcacgataaaatattattgcgattttaagtaGTATtgggatacaatatattgcaatttaactgtttaactgcatttttttgtccaaaaaattaaattcaatcaagaattgatttgtcaaataagagaaaattctcagtctattcatctcactgcagtctttttatttctccacaatgagagtcaaacccacagactgaccaacaaagtattcagtcaaattgaactcaactgatatcaaacatgtatggacgacaacaactgcagcattttatcaaactttcctcaactttaagctttacTGCTCTCAATTGTTATGaacgaaacataaaaaaagccaaactttacAGCatcattttgacaacttcccaacaaCTATCCAGACTATTGCCATGCAAAACATCGCCATACTATGCTGTACCGATTTCCCCCACACACACCTCTatcaagtatgtgtgtgtgtgtgtgtgtgtgaatgtgtgtgtttgtgtcaatgCCTATTGGCTAAACATGGTGTGGCAGTGGAAGGGACTATCGCAAAAAGGTGCATTACTCTCAAATGGATTAAGTGCATTTTGAGGAAATGTTGGTGATGAGATGAAGGACAGCTGATTAACTCTTCATGCCAATAGAGACAGAGTCTAAAATTTGTGAGACAGGAGAGATTTGTGGGGTTGAATCACAAGTCTATTCCTCCTTGATCCCTCTTTAGAGACTTGGTAAGAAGTTTTGgaaatgcatgcatgtatgttcAATCTTTCTTTTGTTCTATTCTCTCCAGGTCAACAAAAAGGACAAATCAGAGCCAAAGACGTTGACCATCACTCCCTCTGAGAGCACACACTTCAGGGTCATCTTGAGCCGAGAAGCCATGGAGGAAAGAGACGGCGACAGAACCACGGATCCCGTTTGCAGCATCGTGAAGCCGGAGCCTCGGACCTTTAAGATCAATCAGTGCAGCTGCAAACCACAGCTGCCTGAAGCTTCCACACGCAATACAAACATTTCCAAGAACAAGCCAGAGCTTTCGGATTTAAGGTCCAGCAGTTTTTCTTCTGAGCCACGTCCCACCGACTCTGACCTCACCCCGACGACCACACGCAGGACCAGGTGGACGTCTTCGCCACCCAGCCGCAGGGACAGCGGCTCTGCTGCCAGCGGAGGCAGCAACACCACCGGAGACTCAGCAGCTGTTTGTCCCGATCCAAGATCCTCTAAATCCTCCGACTCCCCCGCCAAGAGGAGAGGTAACACAACCCACTTCAGAACCAGGTTTCTGTACATTCGGCCTACGAACAGATTCGTTGTTAAGTGGCTTGTTCAAGTGATTGAAGACCTTTTGTAGGGGTTGGAGGAGTTTTTCACTAATTGATTGCATATTTCATTAGTTAAAAGCGAgtttgaaataataaattaagagaaagttaagataaaaatatgaaaatgttcttgcatgaggcccaaTGTTTTCTTAATAGAAGGAAATTAGAGTATTTTTCATTCTGTAGTTTGAAtataagaaaaagaagaaaaaaagatgtttcagcattataataatataataataatagataaagAAGCTTCCCAGCATAGaagttgttggtttgttttttctaccaaataaaaatatatatattattttcgaactttacaaaaaaagtaaaaatcataTTATTAACATCACTGAATGATTTAATCGCACAAAGGAAgaaccaaataaaaataaagttaaaaggataaaaaaacaaaaaattgtacTATCTACTATCacgaaaaataaaacacttttcatacagTCTCTTATGAGATTCAAGGGACTTAAAAGAAGAGGTTAAAACATTATATCTTCTTACTTGTTATCATGTATAGATAATTGTATAGATTAGATTGTATCGGTAATCATTCAGTCATTCTTAAGTCTTGAGTAAAGCTCCAGATAGTGTGAGAATACTGTACATCAAGTTTGAATGTGAGTGAATGTTAACAGGAAGGATGTGGTTTCTGTTGGGTTTCTGTTGGGTGTCTGGGCCGCGCTGCGCTCACATGCAGACATTTAAAAGTAAAGAaagtgaagagaaagaaaaaaatgaagtcaGCTATTTCTGAGTGGGCGTCTCTCTTGTCTTGCTTTCATAAAAAAGGTGTGAGGAAGAGGAGCCAACATCAGGGGCCAGAAGATATTTACCTCGATGACCTGAACGCACTTGAGCCTGATGTTGTTGCACGTTACTTCccaaaaaggtacaaaatacTTTGAGAGAGGAAGAAATCTTATTAAGTAGATTTTAGTATGTAGGAATGTATGTACAGCAGGTGACAAAGCATTCTTGCTGTTTCAGTACTAACTGGCACTATTTATGCATAAAAATGGCTGCAACTCAGCAGAGATGTGGACTCGAgtcatgaatttgatgacttttgactcgacttgactaaatgtaaagagacttgcaactcgacttggacttgagccttttgactaGAAAAGCTACTttccccaaaacccaaagatgaAAAAGTCTGTTACAAAGGAATTCTCTTTGTATAAATGTGTGCGTCTCtcgctgtgtctgtctgtgtgtgtctgtcgtgTGCTGTGCATGACATCCAATCAAATTCGATCCACGTTATTTTGATCCGACAGCCTCCATCCAATCAAATTGCAGGACAACCAATGACGAACTGTCAAAAACCGCCAGTTTTCAAAAATGATACCAAAGATCGTTTCGTTCGGGTATAAAAACTACGAAGtggtcaacaaaaaacaaatttcagtATTCAAAACACAAGGGTcgaagatacacacacacgcacgcacgcacgcacgcacgcacgcacgcacgcacgcacgcacgcacgcacgcacgcacacacacacacacacacacacagaaactgcTGTGGAACTAGTTAAAGTGCAACATGCTCTTGTtatgcacttgttttttttttcaaatgtgtttgaagaatgttgcaaaaaaaagttttgataaataaaaacagattttagaaGCATACATGATCtatgtaaatattattactctgttgttaaaagAACTTGAAAGGACTCGAAACTTAATCTGTAGGACttaaagacttgagacttacttgtatgtaaaacaatgacttggtcccacctctgcaACTCAGTGATTCTTGCTGTTTGTAATGTGTGTTTCCAGTGAGTCTGAGCAGGTGGAGGCGGGGCGGCGCTCTGGATCTCAGTCTCCTCAGTCTGTCGGCAGCGCAGCAGCAGACAGCGGCACCGAGTGTCTGTCTGACTCGGCTGGCGACCTCCCCGACGTCACGCTGTCGCTGTGTGGAGGCGTCGGAGAGAACTCAGAGATCCCCAAAGGTACGCACTGATGTTAGCAGCAATTATTTATTGCAGAAATCCTCTTAATAAACTGTTTTCTTCTAACATCTGTCGCAAAAATACAGttgtaaaagtatttttttctcctaaaaaaGCTGCAACTTACAATTATTTCTATTATCTATTAATctataattgcttttttttcaattaattgattaattgtttggtctaaTCCAGTCTCGCAAAGTTTTTAcatccaaaaaacaaaagatattcagttaaatatggtataaaactgagaaaaagagGGATTCTCCATATGCTGAAAACGGCTTTTCCTACcatttttgcttgataaattacttaaacagaaactttaagaaataattgattatcaaaatagcatGCAGTTATTTTCTGACGATAGACTAATCTATTAATCAACACATTTTTGCAGCTTGATTACTCATACAGGATGTCAACagaaatttttaattaatttttaaggACTTGTTGCCATTatacaatttaaatattttgcctttttcGATATGTAATATGTCCTTATTTTTcacatagttttgttttttaagcacATTGGTCGTGCACCACATTGCATTTCACTGCTCATTTTACTTGataatgtgagaaaaaaaacatttgcacagTGAATTTTAGCTTCTTCCTTCTGGACAAAGCAGCATAAACAGCTTGTTTCAGCAGCAGTCACTTACACAAACAAGTCAAGCAACACTACACGATTGCTGGAAAGGAGCTTTTATTCCTTCATTTGATTTTAGAGGGTTTTTTGGATCCTTGTATACTTTTATCATGTCTGTTTGTTGTGGTGTTGTttgtaaaatgtgtgttaatGCCTCCAAACCAAATTTATCTACAGGTACAAATAAAACTAACTTTGAATCCTTGtatataaagattaaataagCAGGATACATTACATAAATTGACTGTCCTGCTGTCCTGCATGCTGATGATATTATATTGTGGGcaattttcatactttataatCAGGCCTTTTTATGTTCCATTTAATCCAGAAAAATTCATGGAGCACATCATCACCTACAACGATTTCGCAGAGAATCCAGCAATAATCGACAATCCCAATCTGGTGGTTAGAATAGCAAACAGGTGAGTTTTCCTTCTACCTGATCAGCTACTGGACTTTCATTGGTTTAACTAATTTGATATTTATTACGTACACATTATGgctaaataaacctttttttctctcaggtATTATAACTGGACGCTGGCAGCCCCGCTGATACTTAGTATGCAGGCTTTTCAGAAGAACTTACCAAAGGTATCGTCCTGTTCTAAcgttattaaaatgtttataatcTTAAAGgcgagacactacaggcaaaaacattGTCTTTCATGCACTGGTTTTGAGCTATTGTTTCTCCCATAACATGTCTTAATTCtgaatagtggaaagaaaatgtccaaaacaaactatgtaaatggtaaaatggactgcacttacaGTATAAAGcagttttatccaaagcgctttacactacagactctTTCACTAAAAGTTAGTGTTTATTGTAATCACAGGCATTgttagaaagctcccactctcctgcacaatattatgtgtttcacatgttctatattgttgttgcaaTCAATGAGagtcaatattttgtcttcaaatagtgATTTCCATTGAGAATGgatgaaatctttaaaggctGATTTCTCTAAATGAGTTTTTTTCatgctctgagccataaatctcaacttcagctcctcttacagacaccaaacttaccagttttattcctaactatattctgaaggtttttacagagtgGTTCGTCTGtatatcattcataccctgatttatagaacattttgttccttaAAACATGACGGAAattgatattgtttttttcatggctAATGAcactattttctgatttatgaaatgataaaaggatatatcccaatttccttctataaaaaaaataaaaataaaaaccaaataaaaaaaaaaaataataactttttatttgctttatccaatgttcagatttatgtaattgaaatatatgcaaattagtacatatttaacaagttaacacctaatttgcatatctaaacaaaacatttcaggaaacttgtaatgcagatttttttttgtcttattgtaaataaactggggaagtttcatggtgatatctaagTTTGAAAAAATTACCCTATccacctgtagtgtctccccttaACCTGTATAAAGTATCTGCGCACTCATATCGTTTTAAATCATGAATTATTAATCTGAATTTCAGGCTACAGAGGAGGCCTGGGTGAAGGagaaaatgcccaaaaaatctGGACGCTGGTGGTTCTGGAGGAAGAGCAGCGTGAAGCAGGTACTGACTGTGTGTTTACATTATAATAGATAATCTGAGCCACTTTGCATTGAAAATGATTCTAGTCAAACGAGGAACAGGTTGTCCAAATGCATCAGTAACCATGAAATCCCTGTTTTGCATTGTTGTGTAATGGCTCATGAAATGGCTAATGTCTCCTCCTTCCTTCAGTTGTCATCAGAGACAAAGTTGGAAAGACAGGAGAGCAGAGACAGCCCTGCCCTTCACCAGGCCCCAGAAACACAGTGAGTCAGCAacaacacacagtcacacaccaACACAGGCGGTGTTGGGTAAACAGCGTGCTCCCACAGAGACGACGTTAGTCAGCGAGCACTGCTGTCACGTCATGACTCATGAACTCATCATGTGAAGTTTAACTGTTAACTGTTGTTTTAAACCAGGAGCTGGGAGATTCTAGTTGGTTTTAGAGATGATTAAGGATGGATGCAGGTTTAGTGTAAGACAAAAGATTCTGCACATGAACAAAGCAGTTAGAGGCAGAAGAGGTCTGCTGCCCTCTGGTGGCTCTGAATCATTCTGCACAGTTTTCATCTTTACCCCAAATCACACACAAGTATAAATGCAGCTTTATGTCCATGTGTTGCCTTGTTAATGTTACTCAcatattgttttaattattattgttgtcatgatggtatttattattagtattatcattattattattatttagacaGGTAGATACACATCGAGACACGGACAGTTTGAGTAAGACGCCATTCTTCAGCGTGAATTCTGCCAATTTTACTACAATGTACACAGGTGGGGTTAATTATAGGGAGAGCCACAACCTTTCCAGGCACAAAGTCTCATGATGGAGGAtactaaaacattaaaacaacacaaattatAGTCACTTTATGGaaacaatcaaattaaatcTTCTCATTCACTGGATTACATGTATATTGTCTCAGTCCACAAGCAGTACAGGATCTGACTATTGATGTTGTTTGCTCGTTTGCTTTGTTTGTTCTGTCCTGCAGGCAGAAAGCAGCAGAGTGGTCGAGCGACGATGAGACTAAAGAGCTGAGCGCCGTGGCACCTGCTCAAACAGCTACTGAGCACGTGCAGACTGAAGGCCCGGCACCGACGCCGTGTCACTCCTACAAGAAGTCCCTCCGCCTGTCGTCCAACCAGATAGTAAGACAAGTGATCAGTGATGCTGGGAGTGTGGCTCAAATTAGGAAACTGTCTCAGTCTGACTGTGTGCTTAAACCCAGAGAAAAAGGTTGGactaagatatatatttttgtctaCAGAGTAATAAGATCCTGTCATTCGGTGCTACTGTAGgtaaaatcaataaattaatgaataaggAGCCTGGGAGAAAATATTCCAAGAAAAACACTCATAAGATTaaatttgttcatttaaattgaaaaaaaatatattttgagatatttctaTAGTGGAAAGAAGACAACCACAACAAACATTTAGGTATATTTTTACtctattttgtagatttctcgtaattaattaattaataaagaaGAAACTAGGGAGGCAATATTCCAAGAAAAACTCTCTTGAGGTTAAAGTTGTATATTTAGTAGGAAAacaatttaaagaaacaaaaaaactgtctaTTTTCTGaggttaaagtgttaaaattacatgaaaaaatgaaatatttgctgaaatattaaagaaaataattcaaacatTACAGTCACACAACACCAACAGCGTCACACAtttcagaagaaaacaacacaattatGTGGACGAGATGATAGTTTTTGTGCATCAGGATTTACAATGAAAttgacagtttaatctcagagaat harbors:
- the LOC131962283 gene encoding phosphatidate phosphatase LPIN2-like — protein: MNYVGQLAGQVLVTVKELYKGINQATLSGCIDVIVVRQPDGTFQCSPFHVRFGKLGVLRSREKVIDIEINGEPAELHMKLGDNGEAFFVQETEQLNEIVPAHLVTSPIPTEEALFRSREPRCGGENGPPLSPEDSGNLQPCSNSAGKKKRRRRRKHKAEPRKEEQSTPAGAEQELCELSSDEEHNSHSGWATSLSVMKDNMEHRQHSPLSALEWDSYPFSDGDWSPCTAREMSEPMSPKSDSELMVKPMGSMLRAESHMQWTWGEFPESTRVNKKDKSEPKTLTITPSESTHFRVILSREAMEERDGDRTTDPVCSIVKPEPRTFKINQCSCKPQLPEASTRNTNISKNKPELSDLRSSSFSSEPRPTDSDLTPTTTRRTRWTSSPPSRRDSGSAASGGSNTTGDSAAVCPDPRSSKSSDSPAKRRGVRKRSQHQGPEDIYLDDLNALEPDVVARYFPKSESEQVEAGRRSGSQSPQSVGSAAADSGTECLSDSAGDLPDVTLSLCGGVGENSEIPKEKFMEHIITYNDFAENPAIIDNPNLVVRIANRYYNWTLAAPLILSMQAFQKNLPKATEEAWVKEKMPKKSGRWWFWRKSSVKQLSSETKLERQESRDSPALHQAPETQQKAAEWSSDDETKELSAVAPAQTATEHVQTEGPAPTPCHSYKKSLRLSSNQIASLKLRDGPNDVTFSITTQYQGTCRCEGTIYLWNWDDKVIISDIDGTITKSDVFGQILPQLGKDWTHQGIAKLYHSVHENGYKFLYCSARAIGMADMTRGYLHWVNDRGTLLPQGPLMLSPSSLFSAFHREIIEKKPEKFKIECLTDIKNLFFPNTHPFYAAFGNRENDVFAYKQVGVPVCRIFTVNPKGELILEQAKGNKTSYSRLSELVEHVFPLRSSQHNATFSCPEFSSFCFWRQPIAEVCFEELL